A window of the Helianthus annuus cultivar XRQ/B chromosome 4, HanXRQr2.0-SUNRISE, whole genome shotgun sequence genome harbors these coding sequences:
- the LOC110927572 gene encoding uncharacterized protein LOC110927572 — MANHEDDCTFDVDNIASELELLNNLIEDATNNKKILASRLDRAISLKRKVELNEKAAEEAKAEAAKSSLDILAKVEALKQAQQLVKETNDMHARELHAQKTVLSKDLKELQLRMSSALNEGRRSLGASDVMRNVLKMRLTIAVREKELADKEKLEKENLALEALAFEESQMLKLENESNRLKQEAVKTSKLQDLFKYRESVVNMLHAEASDKHQDINLFIERLDQPLLKLHGLLSSSQTSADLDLEEQEGKKNGSSEVKSAPVVADVTEVGHSVSNKSSVASAQTHAKQVVPRAVKPAVKKMKAKAKPKPKPCAAKRKIEDGHRSQLSSHS; from the exons ATGGCAAATCATGAGGACGACTGCACATTCGACGTTGACAATATTGCCAGTGAATTGGAACTTCTTAATAATTTAATCGAAGATGCTACAAACAACAAG AAAATCTTGGCTTCAAGGTTGGATCGTGCTATCAGTTTAAAGAGAAAAGTGGAACTGAACGAAAAagctgcagaagaagcaaaagcGGAAGCGGCTAAGAGTAGTTTAGATATTCTTGCAAAGGTGGAGGCACTTAAACAGGCGCAGCAGCTCGTAAAGGAAACAAATGACATG CATGCTAGGGAACTGCATGCACAGAAGACGGTTTTAAGTAAAGATCTAAAAGAACTTCAGCTCCGTATGTCTAGTGCTTTGAACGAAGGAAGAAGATCTCTTGGAGCTTCTGATGTG ATGCGTAACGTATTAAAGATGAGATTGACTATAGCTGTAAGAGAAAAGGAGTTAGCAGATAAAGAAAAGCTAGAAAAGGAGAATTTGGCTCTGGAAGCACTCGCGTTTGAAGAAAGCCAAATGTTAAAACTGGAAAATGAGTCAAACAGACTCAAACAAGAAGCAGTGAAGACGTCCAAG TTGCAGGATTTGTTCAAATATCGTGAATCTGTCGTTAATATGTTACA TGCAGAAGCATCTGATAAACATCAAGATATTAACTTGTTTATAGAGCGTCTTGACCAACCCCTCCTGAAGCTACATGGATTATTATCGTCTAGCCAAACATCAGCAGATTTGGATTTGGAGGAGCAAGAGGGAAAGAAAAATGGGTCATCTGAGGTAAAAAGTGCACCCGTGGTTGCAGATGTCACTGAAGTGGGACATTCAGTGTCAAATAAGAGCTCTGTTGCTTCTGCACAAACTCATGCAAAGCAGGTAGTTCCTCGAGCTGTCAAGCCTGCTGTTAAAAAAATGAAAGCAAAagcaaaaccgaaaccgaaaccgTGTGCTGCAAAAAGAAAGATTGAAGACGGACACCGATCTCAACTCTCATCTCATTCCTGA